The Lysinibacillus timonensis nucleotide sequence GGACTCGCCTCATTGTTTTGTTCTAAATAATCCACTGAGTTAAAAGCTAATTCCCAATTTTGATAGTAAAACGCCGATGCAATCGTCTCTGAAATGATTTGTTGCCATTGAACTTGTGGCATTATCATAATGGAGACAATTGTCGTCACAAATAACACGATAAATGCAAGTGGAATCAATCGCTTAATTAGACCTAAATAGTTCTCGATTAAATGAATCTTTCCATCTCTCTCCATTCTCGATAGTAGAGACGTTGTTATGAGGAATCCAGAGACAATAAAAAAAACATCTACACCACCAGATACTCTACCTAGCCAAATATGGTAAATTGCTACAAGCAGGGATGCAACTACACGTACCCCTTCAATTTCTTGTCTAAATTTCTTCTTCGGACTTTTTAAATCTGTCATCTTAACCCTCCGTAGTTTTTCTTGGCAAATTGAGATGTAGACTTGGATTAGTTTTACCAATAATGCATTGATTTAGTAACATTTGGAGGAATTTAAACGAAAATAAAAAACTCCTTAATCTACAGAAAATCGAATAAGGAGTTTAGGATCTTTATTTTGTTGCACTTATTATTTTTTCAAGGAATGCATCGGGCTCATCAGAACGAATTGCTACTTGCGAAAATTCCCTTTGAATTCCCATTGCCAATGTAGCTTTAATAGGACTCTTTAATTTAAGAATGACATCTGGGTAAACCTCTGTAAAATCAGTTGCTACAAAGCTTAGTGTATTTTTCGGCAACTTTTTTCTTAAAACTTCTTTGTCCGTTACGATTTCTTCAATATTATCAAAGTGAATTTCTGCACGTTTCATTAAACCTTGTGAAAGAAAAACTGCTTGATGATTAAAGTACACTGGGTTTAGACGAAGTGCTTGAATATCTCCAAGGAAAAATATAACACCATAAATATTTAATATTAGCATAATGATTGATAAAACTAACGGGAAGCCCGTTATATGTAGTAACCAATGGACGCCAATTGTCTCAATGACAATTGCATGGATCATCATAATCTGAAAAGCGATGACACTGGAACTTTTATATATCGTCATTCCTTCTCTTGCTTTCTTCTTCCAGCTAAAGAACGCATAATAGAACATTAGAACTTCCGAACAAATGACGTAGATGATTGGATTTTTTGTAACATATTGATCAACCGCTTGCGGGAATGAGAAAACGGCAGGTAATTCACTTTTACGCACGGCAATTTTAATTTTAGGCAAGTATCGCGCAAATGAAATTACTAATGACAATTCAAAAAGAACTATTGCTGCTTCACTGCCAATTCCTACCCAAGTAACTGCATCAAATGGCTTTAAGAATTCCATCGGGATGATCATTCTCGCACAAATGCAACCTATAGCAATTAAACTAATCGCCATTTTAATAGAAAACTTCTTTTTATATAACATAAATAAAATAGGAGCGATAATGATTAAATCAAGCAAAGATCCAATAACAACTGGATTAGGGTCATCAGGCACTACCATAGAACCAAAAGATGTTTTGTATAAAGCCCAATTACTCACTAAAACAAGACATAACAAAATGAGCCAAATGTTTATCTTAGTTTTGCTATAAGACATATTCTAACGTTCCTCTCACTATGGATTTTTATCTGTCAGTTATGCTTTCTTGCCTTATCTTCAAGGTAATTGATCCCAAGTGCAATCATTATTAGCATAACAATTCCACCTAATATCCATCCTATTAATCTTAAAAACCCATTACTGTATTCATACTTTCCTTCCCTAACTGCTTTACGATATTGATTGGTATCTTCTTGAATTGCGATTGCCACATCTGTACTTACCCCTATTATGGCATAGTATTTTGTTCCCTCTCTATAACTATTTGAGAAATTCCCAGCATGCTGTTCCATATCTGAATATTTTGTGACGTGCCCTATTTCTTCCGCAACTCCAGTTACATATTCTTCACTAACAACGTAAATATAGCCATCCCATACTACGAATGGATACGCCCAAGACGTTGCTAATGGCTTATTGGGCATAGAGAAAATAATCAACCAAATAGATAGAATTAGCATTAGAAATCTTTTCATTTTACCGCTCCTTTAACCATTTGTCGCAAAAATGAGTTCAGACGTTTCAGCTCACTAAAAAAAGAAGAAAAGGTTCTCTTTTCTTCTTAGTTGAAAAATGTGCAAACTCTTTCATTTTTAAAATGGGTTCAGCGTTATAAGACAACTATCTACTGGTACTTACTCTTCATAAGTATTAAGACCATAATATTTCTCACCATTTAAGTAAAATAAAACCTGTATGGTCTGAACGAATAACAATCCATTCAACCATACAGGCTTTTTTATACTTGTACTCGATCCATTTCCCTAATATCATCAATTGGAACGAATACTTCAATATGTCTTTTTAAATTTTTGAACGTTGCAGGGGCATCCCCACCGTACTCCCCATCCAGGTTAAGATGGACAATTTCGTCTGAAGTAACTGTAACTTTACTAGCTTTTTCATAAATAACATTGGGATCATTCAAATGCTCGCCTCTTAGAGCAAGAGAAGCTAATCGAATAAAGTCGGCAATATTACACTTTTTCAAAATCATTAATGTGAAGTAACCATCATTAATACTAGCATCTGGAGCTAATTTTTCAAAGCCACCCACTGAATTGGTTAACGCACATAAAAACATCATGGCCTCGCCTTCAAAAACTTCATCATCGTATTCAATTCGCAAGTTTGTTGCTTTTATGGATGGAATCATTTCAATCCCTTTTAAGTAATAAGCTAGTTGGCCTAGCATTGTTTTCATTTTACTCGGTACTTCATAAGTTAGTTCAGTAATTCTTCCACCTGCTGCAATGTTTATGAAATAGCGTTCATCATTTATTAATCCTACATCTACTGGAATGGTATCCCCTTTAACAATGATGTCGATTGCTTCTTCTATTTTTCTTGGAATTTGTACTGCACGAGCAAAGTCATTTGTTGTACCCATTGGAACGAGACCAAGTTTTGGACGCTTCTCATAAGGACTTATGCCAGCGACTACCTCATTTAATGTACCATCACCGCCAACCGCAACAATGATATCAAATCCTCTTTCAACTGCACTAGCAGCTGCTTGCGTTGCATCGCCTTCACCGGTAGTAGCATGACAGGAAGTTTCATACCCCGCAATTTCAAGCTTTTCTAATGCTTCCGGCAGGTGTCTTTTAAACAATTCTCTACCTGATGTCGGATTATAAATGATTCTAGCTCTTTTCATATCTCGCCCATCCTACTCTAATTACATTTAAAATCTGCCTTTAACGTTATAATATGGCTATGACAACGCTTTCGTTATAACAGACTTCATATCTTCATAAACCCAGTTTGCACATTGTGGCTCATCTACGAATCTCTTCTGGATTGTAGTATACATTTCTTTTTGTTGTTCATCAAATTGAGGGTCCTCTTTGTCTGGTAACTTTGCACGCATCTCCATTACCATTTGTTGTAGTTCTGGCGCTCGTGGACCCCATTTCCCAATCACATTGCCTTCTTGGTTTAAGAAAAGGTAAATCGGAATTGCACGACCACCATTTGTTAAATATCTGTCAATCAAATCTGTATCTGCATCGCGGAAAGCACAACGAATATCTAAGTCAGCCTCTTCAGCAATTTTGCGGATAACTGCGTTGTTTAACATCGCATCTCCACACCAATCTTCCGTAATAGCTAGTATGTGAGGCTTTTTCTCTTTTAATAATTGAAACACTTCGTCTTCTGGATTCACATTAAAATTGTTGTACACTTCAAAGCTAGGCTCTTTTAAATTTGTTGTCATTTGCTCCATGTAGTCCGCCATTGACATTGATTCTTCAAAATATTGTTGTTCAGTTTTCATGATTCATTACCTCCCTTTAAACTATCTCCATTTTGCCCATTATTTCAGAGGAATACAATTTTTTTGATTTGGGATTTGGAATTCTCCACTTCTGAGCTTGGGTAGGCGGATATATGCGGGATTTTCTGCTTCTGATTTTGGATTTGGCTGATATCCTCTTGCTTTTGGCTGATAAGTTGCCTGGTTTGGCTGATATTCTGCTTGCCTTGGCGAATAAATGCAGGATCCCTGCTCCTGACTTGGATTGGGCTGATATCCTCTTGCTTTTGGCTTATAAGTTGCCTGGTTTGGCTGATATTCTGCTTGCCTTGGCGAATAAATGCAGGACCCCCTGCTCCTGACTTGGATTGGGCTGATATCCTCTTGCTTTTGGCTTATAAGTTGCCTGGTTTGGCTGATATTCTGCTTGCCTTGGCGAATAAATGCAGGATCCCCTGCTCCTGGTTTGGATTTGGCTGATATCCTCTTGCTTTTGGCTTATAAGTTGCCTGGTTTGGCTGATATTCTGCTTGCCTTGGCGAATAAATGCAGGATCCCCTGCTCCTGACTTGGATTTGGCTGATATCCTCTTGCTTTTGGCTTATAAGTTGCCTGGTTTGGCTGATATCATGCTTGCCTTGGCGAATAAATGCAGGACCCCCTGCTCCTGATCTTGGATTGGCTGATATCCCCTTGCTTTTGGATTATAAGTTGCCTGGTTTGGCTGATATTTGCTTGCCTTGGCAAATAAATGCAGGATCCCCTGCTCCTGACTTGGATTTGGCTGATATCCTCTTGCCTTTGGCTGATATCCCCTTGCTTTTGGCTTATATCCCTTTGCTTTTGGCTTATATCCTTGCCTTTGGCTGATATCCCCTTGCCTTTGGCTGATATCCCCTTGCTTTTGGCTTATATCCCTTTGCTTTTGGCTTATATCTTTACCTTTGGCTGATATCCTCTAGCTTTTAGCTTAAATCCCCTTGCTTTAGTTGCCAGATTTGGCCAAAGCAAAAAAACCCCCTGCAAGCAGCAAAAGGCTTACAAGGGGAACCTGTTATCAATTAACGTTTATTAATTTCTTCAAGCAAGATTTTGTTTACCATTGGTGGGTTTGCTTGTCCTTTTGTTTCTTTCATAATTTGACCTACTAAGAAGCCAATTGCACGGTCTTTACCGTTTTTGAAGTCTTCAATCGATTGTGGATTGTTATCTAAGACTTTCGAAATAATCGGAACTAATACAGAAGCATCCGAAATTTGTACTAACCCTTTCGCCTTAACGATTTCGTTAGCGTCTCCACCGTTTTGCACTAGTTCAGTGAATACCTTCTTCGCGATCTTAGAAGAAATCGTGCCATCAGAAATTAGTTTTACCATACCCGCTAGATTTTCAGGAGTAAGCTTCGTCTGACCAATTTCGATTTGCTCTGAATTTAAGTAAGCCGAAACGTCACCCATTAACCAGTTGGCAGATAATTTTGCATCTGCACCAGCTACAACCATTTCGTCAAAGAAGTCAGAAATCGTTTTGTTTACAACAAGTACGCTTGCATCATAATCATTTAGACCAAGCTCCTCCACATAACGTTTCTTACGTGCATCTGGAAGTTCAGGAATTGACTGACGTACGCGTTCTAACCAAGCATCATCAATTACGATATCCACTAAGTCAGGTTCTGGGAAGTAACGGTAATCGTCCGTTCCTTCTTTAACACGCATTAAAATTGTCTTACCCGTTTTCTCATCAAAACGACGAGTTTCTTGCTTAATTTCGCCACCAGCCATTAATACTTCAGCTTGGCGTACTTCTTCATATTCAAGACCTTTACGAACAAAGTTAAATGAGTTTAAATTCTTTAACTCTGTTTTAGTACCGAATTCTTCTTGGCCATAAGGACGGATGGAAATGTTTGCATCACAACGTAATGACCCTTCTTCCATTTTCACATCGGATACGCCAGTGTATTGAATAATCGATTTTAATTTTTCAAGGTAAGCATAAGCTTCCGCAGGTGTGCGGATATCTGGTTCAGATACGATTTCTACTAAAGGTGTACCTTGACGGTTAAAGTCTACTAAAGAATAGCCATCACCATGTGTTAACTTACCAGCATCCTCTTCCATGTGTAGACGAGTAATTCCGATTTTCTTCGTGTAGCCTTCTTGGCCATCAGTTCCTGGCACTTCAATTTCAATCCAACCATCATATCCAATTGGCTTATCAAATTGTGAGATTTGGTATGCTTTCGGATTGTCAGGGTAGAAATAGTTTTTACGGTCGAACTTTGTATGTTGGTTAATTTTCATATTTAGAGCTAGTGAAGCCTTCATTGCAAAATCAACAACATTTTTATTTAGTACTGGTAAAACACCTGGGTAACCAAGGTCAATTACCGTCGTATTTGTATTTGGCTCTGCACCGAAATGGTTTGGTGCTGGAGAGAAAATTTTAGAGTTTGTTTTTAACTCAACGTGTACTTCTAATCCGATAACTGTTTCAAAATTCATAATTATTTACCCTCCCAAATTTGAGGAGTTTGTTTATGGAAATCTGTTGCTTGCTCATATGCATAAGCAGCACGGTAGATTGTTTCCTCATCGAAATGTTTTCCGATAATTTGTAAGCCAAGTGGTAAACCTTCATGGAATCCACATGGAATTGAGATAGCTGGAACACCTGCTAAGTTAATTGGAATTGTTAAAATATCGTTCGCATACATCGTTAATGGATCATTGATGTTTTGTCCAATTTGGAATGCTGCTGTTGGTGCAGTTGGTCCTACAATTACATCGTAGTTTTCAAATACTTTGTCGTAATCTTGTTTAATTAACGTACGTACTTGTTGAGCCTTTTTGTAATAAGCATCATAAGTACCAGCAGATAATGAATACGTTCCTAGCATAATACGGCGTTTTACTTCATCACCAAAACCTTGTGCACGTGTTTCTTTATAAAGCTCCATTAAGTTTTTCACGCCTTCTGCACGGTATCCGTAACGGATCCCATCGAAACGAGAAAGGTTTGAAGAAGCCTCAGAAGATGAAAGAATGTAGTAAGCAGCTAAAGCGTATTTAGAATGCGGAAGTGATACTTCTTCCACAGTAGCACCTAATCCTTTAAGTACTTCAAGTGCATCTAGAATAGATTGGCGTACTTCTTCTTTTACACCTTCCCCTAAAAATTCTTTCGGTACAGCGACACGTAGACCTTTAATGTCACCATTTAAGCTAGCAACATAGTTTGGTACAGGAACGTCTGCAGAAGTTGAGTCATTCGGGTCAACACCTGCAATTGCTTCAAGCAATAACGCGTTATCATAAACATTACGCGTAAGTGGGCCGATTTGATCTAGGGAAGAAGCGAATGCAACTAATCCAAAACGAGATACACGTCCGTAAGTAGGTTTCATCCCTACAACACCACAATACGAAGCTGGTTGACGGATTGAACCACCTGTGTCAGATCCTAATGAAAATGGAACTTCACCTGCTGCAACACTTGCTGCAGATGCACCTGAAGAACCTCCTGGTACATGATTTAAATTCCATGGGTTTTTCGTTGTTTTATATGCTGAGTTTTCATTTGATGAACCCATTGCGAATTCATCCATGTTTAATTTCCCAACTGTAACCATACCCGCTTCACGTAGTTTTTTTACTACTGTAGCATCATAGATTGGCATAAAACCTTCTAAAATTTTGGAAGCACATGTTGTTTCTAGTCCTTCAGTTACGATATTATCTTTAACCCCGATAGGTAGACCGAATAATGGTCCACGCTCCTCACTTGGGACTTTCTCTAGTTCTTCAGCACGTGCTGTCGCTTTTTCTTTATCTAAAGCTAGGAAAGCTTGTACATCTCCATCAAGCTTTTCAATACGTGAAAATGCTTCGTTTGTTAAGTCAGCGATTGTAAATTCGCCGTTATGTAAACCTTCTTGTAATTCTTTCGATGAACGTTCAAATAACGTCATGAGATTCCCTCCTTCTTCGTAGGCTCTAGTCTTCTAAAATTGGCGGAACTTTAACTTGTCCAGCTTCTTGTTCTTTTACATTTAACATCATTACATCACGATCTAAACCTTTTTGAGCAACATCTTCACGTAATACATTAACGATTGGTAATACATGAGAAGTTGGTTCAACATTTGTTGTGTCTAATTCATTAAGTTGTTCTGCAAAATCAGTAATTTTTCCAAGTTGTTCTGCAAATTTTTCAGCTTCTGCATCAGTAATTGCAAGTCTAGCTAAATGTGCAACGTGTTTCACTTCTTCTTTTGAAAGTTTTGCCATTTCTACACCTCCGAATTTAATACATGGCAATAATCAATAATAATACCATTTTTCCCAATAAAAATCACAAAATTGACTAAAAACACTAAAGTTACAGTCCAAATATAACCAATATTCCCGGGAGCTTTTGAACAATGCCATATTACTTCTAAATTATCGCCAAATTTCTCAAATTTTCAAACCTAATTAACAACTTTGGTAAATTTTTTATGAAAAACAAATGGAAACAGTGTAGCTCAAATCCACTACACTGTTCTCCTTTAATAGTTAAAGATATGAACGAATGGTTCAT carries:
- a CDS encoding beta-carotene 15,15'-monooxygenase, whose translation is MSYSKTKINIWLILLCLVLVSNWALYKTSFGSMVVPDDPNPVVIGSLLDLIIIAPILFMLYKKKFSIKMAISLIAIGCICARMIIPMEFLKPFDAVTWVGIGSEAAIVLFELSLVISFARYLPKIKIAVRKSELPAVFSFPQAVDQYVTKNPIIYVICSEVLMFYYAFFSWKKKAREGMTIYKSSSVIAFQIMMIHAIVIETIGVHWLLHITGFPLVLSIIMLILNIYGVIFFLGDIQALRLNPVYFNHQAVFLSQGLMKRAEIHFDNIEEIVTDKEVLRKKLPKNTLSFVATDFTEVYPDVILKLKSPIKATLAMGIQREFSQVAIRSDEPDAFLEKIISATK
- the gatC gene encoding Asp-tRNA(Asn)/Glu-tRNA(Gln) amidotransferase subunit GatC, translating into MAKLSKEEVKHVAHLARLAITDAEAEKFAEQLGKITDFAEQLNELDTTNVEPTSHVLPIVNVLREDVAQKGLDRDVMMLNVKEQEAGQVKVPPILED
- a CDS encoding diacylglycerol kinase, which produces MKRARIIYNPTSGRELFKRHLPEALEKLEIAGYETSCHATTGEGDATQAAASAVERGFDIIVAVGGDGTLNEVVAGISPYEKRPKLGLVPMGTTNDFARAVQIPRKIEEAIDIIVKGDTIPVDVGLINDERYFINIAAGGRITELTYEVPSKMKTMLGQLAYYLKGIEMIPSIKATNLRIEYDDEVFEGEAMMFLCALTNSVGGFEKLAPDASINDGYFTLMILKKCNIADFIRLASLALRGEHLNDPNVIYEKASKVTVTSDEIVHLNLDGEYGGDAPATFKNLKRHIEVFVPIDDIREMDRVQV
- a CDS encoding thioredoxin family protein; this encodes MKTEQQYFEESMSMADYMEQMTTNLKEPSFEVYNNFNVNPEDEVFQLLKEKKPHILAITEDWCGDAMLNNAVIRKIAEEADLDIRCAFRDADTDLIDRYLTNGGRAIPIYLFLNQEGNVIGKWGPRAPELQQMVMEMRAKLPDKEDPQFDEQQKEMYTTIQKRFVDEPQCANWVYEDMKSVITKALS
- the gatB gene encoding Asp-tRNA(Asn)/Glu-tRNA(Gln) amidotransferase subunit GatB — encoded protein: MNFETVIGLEVHVELKTNSKIFSPAPNHFGAEPNTNTTVIDLGYPGVLPVLNKNVVDFAMKASLALNMKINQHTKFDRKNYFYPDNPKAYQISQFDKPIGYDGWIEIEVPGTDGQEGYTKKIGITRLHMEEDAGKLTHGDGYSLVDFNRQGTPLVEIVSEPDIRTPAEAYAYLEKLKSIIQYTGVSDVKMEEGSLRCDANISIRPYGQEEFGTKTELKNLNSFNFVRKGLEYEEVRQAEVLMAGGEIKQETRRFDEKTGKTILMRVKEGTDDYRYFPEPDLVDIVIDDAWLERVRQSIPELPDARKKRYVEELGLNDYDASVLVVNKTISDFFDEMVVAGADAKLSANWLMGDVSAYLNSEQIEIGQTKLTPENLAGMVKLISDGTISSKIAKKVFTELVQNGGDANEIVKAKGLVQISDASVLVPIISKVLDNNPQSIEDFKNGKDRAIGFLVGQIMKETKGQANPPMVNKILLEEINKR
- the gatA gene encoding Asp-tRNA(Asn)/Glu-tRNA(Gln) amidotransferase subunit GatA, with translation MTLFERSSKELQEGLHNGEFTIADLTNEAFSRIEKLDGDVQAFLALDKEKATARAEELEKVPSEERGPLFGLPIGVKDNIVTEGLETTCASKILEGFMPIYDATVVKKLREAGMVTVGKLNMDEFAMGSSNENSAYKTTKNPWNLNHVPGGSSGASAASVAAGEVPFSLGSDTGGSIRQPASYCGVVGMKPTYGRVSRFGLVAFASSLDQIGPLTRNVYDNALLLEAIAGVDPNDSTSADVPVPNYVASLNGDIKGLRVAVPKEFLGEGVKEEVRQSILDALEVLKGLGATVEEVSLPHSKYALAAYYILSSSEASSNLSRFDGIRYGYRAEGVKNLMELYKETRAQGFGDEVKRRIMLGTYSLSAGTYDAYYKKAQQVRTLIKQDYDKVFENYDVIVGPTAPTAAFQIGQNINDPLTMYANDILTIPINLAGVPAISIPCGFHEGLPLGLQIIGKHFDEETIYRAAYAYEQATDFHKQTPQIWEGK